A part of Solicola gregarius genomic DNA contains:
- a CDS encoding MFS transporter: protein MFDTYRRVLSLPGALLFSMTGLVARLPISMISLGIVLLVSERTGSYAYAGGISAVCIIATALASPLQGRIADARGQRLTLLVVPSMFAAGTALLILAIERDLPTPVPHLFAAWAGAALPQIGSLVRARWTYLVDERRRLNTAFAFEAVVDEVVFITGPVLVTLLATLVDPAAGLVVAGATGLVGGLALASQRRTAPPVRSADRTTPRLPMGWAILGPLCVAGAGSGAMFGAGEVVTVAFATEQGQRTASGALLAVWAFASLVSGLVVGAIDIRSEPLRRFRVASLLLTAAMAPLVIVQSVVLVGVTLFVAGFAISPMLVAQMSLLEQVVPRERLTEGLSWFSMGMAAGVAIGGAASGWVVDHHGASPAYLVPTVAAALAAAVAWVVPKRTVDRLRAAPVRRVHLD from the coding sequence TTGTTCGACACCTATCGCCGCGTGCTGTCGTTGCCGGGTGCCCTGCTGTTCAGCATGACCGGGCTGGTCGCGAGACTGCCGATCTCGATGATCAGCCTCGGCATCGTGCTGCTGGTATCCGAGCGCACGGGCTCGTACGCGTACGCGGGCGGCATCTCCGCGGTGTGCATCATCGCAACCGCGCTCGCGTCCCCGCTGCAGGGTCGCATCGCCGACGCGCGTGGCCAGCGGCTGACGCTCCTGGTGGTTCCCTCGATGTTCGCGGCCGGCACCGCACTGCTCATCCTGGCGATCGAGCGTGACCTGCCCACGCCCGTTCCACACCTGTTCGCCGCATGGGCGGGCGCCGCGCTGCCGCAGATCGGTTCGCTCGTACGTGCGCGGTGGACCTATCTCGTCGACGAGCGAAGGCGCCTCAACACCGCGTTCGCATTCGAAGCGGTCGTCGACGAGGTCGTCTTCATCACCGGTCCCGTGCTCGTCACCCTGCTCGCGACCCTCGTCGATCCGGCGGCCGGGCTCGTCGTCGCGGGTGCCACCGGCCTCGTCGGCGGCTTGGCCCTCGCTTCCCAGCGGCGCACGGCACCACCCGTACGCAGCGCCGACCGTACGACTCCGCGGCTGCCGATGGGGTGGGCGATCCTCGGGCCGCTGTGCGTCGCGGGCGCCGGGTCCGGCGCGATGTTCGGCGCCGGCGAGGTGGTGACCGTCGCCTTCGCGACTGAGCAGGGGCAGCGGACCGCCTCCGGTGCCCTGCTCGCCGTCTGGGCGTTCGCCAGCCTGGTCTCCGGTCTCGTCGTCGGCGCGATCGACATCAGGTCCGAGCCGTTGCGGCGGTTCCGGGTCGCGAGCCTGTTACTGACCGCCGCGATGGCGCCCCTCGTGATCGTGCAGTCGGTGGTGCTGGTCGGCGTGACGTTGTTCGTCGCCGGGTTCGCCATCTCGCCCATGCTCGTCGCGCAGATGTCCCTGCTGGAGCAGGTCGTGCCGAGGGAGCGGCTCACCGAAGGCTTGTCGTGGTTCTCGATGGGCATGGCGGCCGGCGTCGCGATCGGCGGTGCGGCATCGGGTTGGGTCGTCGACCACCACGGCGCGTCACCGGCGTACCTCGTCCCGACCGTGGCCGCCGCGCTCGCCGCGGCGGTTGCCTGGGTGGTGCCGAAACGGACCGTCGATCGGCTCCGGGCGGCCCCCGTCCGGCGCGTTCACTTGGATTGA
- the sepH gene encoding septation protein SepH, producing the protein MRDLGLVGLGEDRRHVVLRTATGEEFRLPVDDRLRAAIRGDRARLGQLEIEMDSALRPRDIQARIRRGESTESVAEAANVPVERIMAYAVPVLAEREHICERAQASTIRRTNVSAPAARFGDVITETFRARDVDSSTVEWDSWRREDGRWIVSVRVPDDGGPAMYLFDAPGRYVVADNERASDLVADVPDSTEMAIASAVADAATAVAEPEVGTASPDDEAPDPYDDIDEPGVTSLKRARARRAMAQEQLMLDGQPQQHSDETDDDSDAEIDPHATTADLTETAAAARAAGDAADPPDSTPKRSRRRERRRVPSWDEIMFGNKPEE; encoded by the coding sequence ATGCGCGACCTCGGTCTCGTGGGACTGGGCGAGGATCGACGCCATGTCGTACTTCGTACCGCCACGGGCGAGGAGTTCCGCCTTCCGGTAGACGATCGTCTGCGAGCCGCGATTCGCGGCGACCGGGCGAGACTCGGACAGTTGGAGATTGAGATGGACAGCGCCTTGCGGCCCCGCGATATCCAGGCCCGAATCCGCCGAGGGGAATCCACGGAGTCCGTCGCCGAAGCCGCGAACGTGCCCGTCGAGCGGATCATGGCGTACGCCGTGCCCGTGCTCGCCGAGCGCGAGCACATCTGCGAGCGCGCGCAGGCGTCGACGATCCGGCGCACGAACGTCAGCGCGCCGGCCGCCCGATTCGGCGACGTCATCACCGAGACGTTCCGCGCCCGCGACGTCGACTCCTCCACCGTCGAGTGGGACTCCTGGCGCCGCGAGGACGGCCGCTGGATCGTCTCCGTACGCGTGCCGGACGACGGCGGTCCGGCGATGTACCTGTTCGACGCACCGGGACGGTATGTCGTGGCCGACAACGAGCGCGCCAGCGACCTGGTCGCCGACGTGCCCGACAGCACGGAGATGGCGATCGCGTCGGCCGTAGCGGACGCAGCGACCGCGGTGGCCGAGCCCGAGGTCGGCACCGCGTCCCCCGACGACGAGGCGCCCGACCCGTACGACGACATCGACGAGCCCGGTGTCACCTCGCTGAAGCGGGCACGCGCCCGGCGGGCGATGGCGCAGGAGCAGCTGATGCTCGACGGCCAGCCGCAACAGCATTCCGACGAGACCGACGATGACAGCGACGCCGAGATCGACCCGCACGCGACGACTGCTGACCTGACCGAGACCGCGGCTGCCGCGCGTGCGGCCGGTGACGCCGCCGACCCGCCCGACTCCACGCCGAAGCGCTCGCG
- a CDS encoding ferrochelatase → MRPPEPYDAFLLVSFGGPEAADDVVPFLENVTRGKNIPRDRLVEVGKHYYDFGGRSPINDQCRELIDAVRADFEREGVDLPIYWGNRNWDPYLGDTLEQLAADGVRRALCLVTSAYASYSGCRQYRENLYDAAEPLGADAPRLDRIRHYFNHPGFVEPFVDATVAALESLDPDVRDDAQLVFVTHSIPETMNAASGQCVGAPGHTYVEQHRDVASTVGDAVAARTGVSRDHELVFCSRSGPPQVPWLEPDVNDHLEALAKDGAAAAVVVPIGFVSDHMEVIYDLDTEAAQTADSLGLAYRRAATPGVDPRFVSMVTELVVERAAVERQEGVERRTTGVLGPCRDVCPADCCANPRGERPALCEEGA, encoded by the coding sequence ATGCGCCCGCCCGAGCCCTATGACGCGTTCCTGCTGGTCTCGTTCGGTGGCCCCGAGGCCGCCGACGACGTCGTGCCGTTCCTCGAGAACGTCACCCGCGGCAAGAACATCCCGCGCGATCGCCTGGTCGAGGTCGGCAAGCACTACTACGACTTCGGCGGGCGCTCACCGATCAACGACCAGTGCCGTGAGCTGATCGACGCCGTGCGGGCCGACTTCGAGCGCGAGGGCGTCGACCTCCCGATCTACTGGGGCAACCGGAACTGGGATCCGTACCTCGGTGACACGCTCGAACAGCTGGCGGCGGACGGCGTACGCCGCGCGCTGTGCCTGGTGACGTCGGCGTACGCGTCGTACTCGGGCTGTCGGCAGTATCGGGAGAACCTCTACGACGCCGCCGAGCCGCTGGGTGCGGATGCTCCTCGGCTCGACCGGATCAGGCACTACTTCAACCATCCCGGCTTCGTCGAGCCGTTCGTCGACGCGACCGTCGCCGCGCTGGAGTCGCTCGATCCCGACGTACGAGACGACGCGCAGCTCGTCTTCGTGACGCACTCGATCCCCGAGACGATGAATGCGGCGAGTGGGCAGTGTGTCGGCGCACCGGGGCACACGTACGTCGAGCAGCATCGCGACGTCGCCTCGACCGTCGGCGACGCCGTCGCCGCGCGAACCGGCGTGAGCCGCGACCACGAACTCGTGTTCTGCTCGCGTTCCGGGCCACCGCAGGTCCCGTGGCTCGAACCGGACGTCAACGATCACCTCGAGGCGCTGGCCAAGGACGGGGCCGCCGCGGCGGTCGTCGTGCCGATCGGCTTCGTCTCCGATCACATGGAGGTCATCTACGACCTCGACACCGAGGCCGCGCAGACGGCCGATTCGCTCGGCCTCGCCTATCGCCGCGCCGCGACGCCGGGTGTCGATCCGCGTTTCGTTTCGATGGTCACCGAGCTGGTGGTCGAGCGTGCGGCCGTCGAGCGCCAGGAGGGCGTCGAACGGCGCACGACCGGTGTGCTGGGTCCGTGCCGCGACGTCTGTCCGGCCGACTGCTGCGCCAACCCACGCGGTGAGCGGCCGGCCCTCTGCGAGGAGGGAGCATGA